One Rhinolophus ferrumequinum isolate MPI-CBG mRhiFer1 chromosome 10, mRhiFer1_v1.p, whole genome shotgun sequence genomic window, GCCGAGGCAATAAACAGAGGACTCCCCATCTCAGTTCCCTCCCGAGCATGTGCCTCTCTCTACCTCTGGAAGTCCTTGACACTGTCAGCCAGTCCCAGCCGTACCAGATGGTGGATGACCTGCTTGCGTGTCCGAGGAACAGTATTCAGGTGTGCCAAGATGGTGTCCACCACATCCTGACCTGAGGTGGAGGAGGAGTGAGGCAGTAAAGAGGGGTCCTGGAGCTCAGGCTGCCCTCCTCATAAACTCTTCAGCTCTCAAGGCCTCATACCTTCCACATCCTTGTGGGCAAGGTACAGTTCCTGAAGCTGGGCCTCCTCCTCCGGGCTCCACATAGGGGGTTTGCGACTAGAAGATCtaaatgggggaaggggaaggagaccGTAGAGGTTGTTGGCCCAAAGAGGAGACCAAAGGCCCTCTCTGGTCAGTTCTAAAAGGGATAAGAAAGATGACCCAGGTGCCTCAAAGAAGCCAGCCAGCACAGGCCTAAGGTGTGCCACCTTCCCCTCACTCTCCTCCCTCTTAAGAACCCAAAAGTCAAACTTAGAGATTTTCCAGGTTGGATTTATGGAACCTGACATTGCAGGGACTGAGACCATTATGGGAAAAAGAAGTGTGaatggagaagagcagagatACTAAGAGAAAGAGgccaaatatttttatgaatccTTATGGTCCTTATGGTTCTCCAGCACATTCTGGGACAGGGCACATATAGACTCTCCCTTTGGGCGGCCACCCTACTCCCAACTGACTCCCCATGAAGGCTGGAGAAGGAAACTAGAGCAGACAGGAGACTTAGGCTCCAGTCCCATTCCTCTCCTGGATGACCTTAGGTAAAGCATTTCGCCTTCGGGGCTTATTTTCTCACctatgaaagggaaagaaaggttACATTAACTAACCTGAGCTCTTCCGGCTTTGACACTCTGTGACCATGTCTCCCACCCCTACTGCCCATCTTTCCCCATCCCTGAGCTCACCCtccatccacggagccatagccCTCAGTCATCTCTCGAACCACAGCGGTGTTCTTCCAGAACAGCAGCTCCACAAAGGCTTTTTGGTTGACTGCAGCCAATGCGAAGAACTTGCCCAGGATGTATTTGGCAAAAGTCACTAGCTCCTGTGGAGAGGGAGGCTGCTGTGAGGCCTGGCCTAAATGTCTCACACACCTGGCCCTCTAAGTACCTTGCCTACGCTTGTCCCCAGATGCCCCCTGCTCACGCAGCCTCTCTCCTGTCCTCCCCCAGGCAGCTCCCTcaggctgcctgcctgcctgcctcctcaCCGTTCTCTCATCTCTCAGCCCTTCACACCACTCAGTGCCCTTTACCCTCTATGCCTCCAGACCCCCATTTCTTAGTATCCCCTCACTTTGTAGGCCCCAGCGGCAGAGTCACTAAGCAGACGATTGAAGAGGCAGAAGAGTGACAGCTGGAAAAGTAGGGCTTCCATTTTGAGGTCATGGGCCAGCCGGTGCAGCATCTTGACAATGCAGTGGTTAGTATGGGCACTGTTCTGCTGGTAGCTCCGCAGCAACAGCACGTAGGCCCGGATGACGGCTGAGCTGGCAAAGCTGCACCAAGACAGGGAAGGAGAGGGTGCAGCGTAAGACCCTGCACATCCTCACAGCTCCACGATCTCCACGGTGGGACAACCTCGGTCCTCCTGGCCTGTACCGTTTCAGGTAGTCCAGAAAGTTAAATTCTTTCTCTGACACCTGGACCACCTGCAATTCttcctcctcgtcttcctcctcgtcttcctcctctGCCCCTGGCTCCTCTGCCCCTTGTTGCCCTACAGGAAGAGTGCGGAGTACTGAGTCTCTGGTGTTAGCGAAGACTTAGGAGAGAGATGtgaaggaaatggagactcaCGGGGAAGAGGGGCATGGAGAATTTGTTTCAGCAGCTGGATCTCTTCCACTGGGGAAATGTCTTGAGAGCCAAACACATCTCCTTCTGGCCACACCTCCCtggaacacaaagagaaaaaaggcttTAACCATAAGGAACGTGAGTTATAATTTGAAGTGGGAGAAGGAATTTTAGACTTGTCAGTCCGAAAGAGAATGTAAACTGTTACCTCAAAGATGAAGCAAAGGGAAATTTTCCCTCATAAGTCACATTGCAATGAACATCATGTAAGAACGAAATGCAAACAATCTCAATGTTTGACATGTGGTTGAACAAATGTGCAGATTCACATAATGGTTTAACAATCACAGAAATATATCTGATGAGAAATGATGCCCCTGatatattgagaaatgaaaaaatactataaatgaGTCTgtgcaatatttcatttttgtaaaagaaggtgtatatatgtctatatgtaacacagagaaaaaaaactctAGATGATAACTCATCGAAATGTTAATGATTGCTATCTTTGGCTCATAGAATTATCTCCCCCCATCCTCCCACCGATTAActgtgctgtttttgttttgtcaaaCAACAAAACTCCCTGACAGGCCATAACTCCCCAGGACTCAGTACTCGGTATAGAGTCTCAGCGCTTCTGATGGGACTTCTCTCTTTTGAAGACTGAGAACCCTGTACCACAGTAAAAACCTTCCCTTGCCTGCCAAGCCCAGGAGCTGGATCCAGGATgatgggtgggtgggcagggttCTTACCTGGCAGACCTAAGGAGGGTTAGGGCCTGTGGGGCCTGGCCAGCCAGCAGACAGTCTTGGATCCGCACCATGGCTTCTGCCTGCTGCTCTTCTACTGGCACCTCTGAGGCCGCATCAAAGGGAACCATGGAGTCTAAAGTGAGCCCAGGATCCTAGAGAGGGATTAAGGctgtgggagcagaggagggaaACCCAGACAGCCACCCCAGAGCACAACCCTCAAGAAAAACTGAGTTTCTGCAACTACCTACCTGGACACAGCACTGTAGCTGCTCGGCCAGGGATGGCCACACAGCCTCCAGTTCCCCTGGACTATATGGGGTATTACCAGCAGCAACGGGCTGATCTAgggccttctttttcttctttctcttttttcgtTTGTTCTACGGAGAAAGAACTATGTTAGGATGCAGGAGAGCTAAGGAGGCCTGTTCCCCATCAATGTCTTCTCAATTAATTCGATGTCTGAATTAGACATTCACAGAGTGACCACTCTGTTACTCAAAGGCAACGGGGAAGCAAATCCTTGCCCTTGAGGAGCTTAAAGTCTTGTGGGGGAGACAGGTAAGTAGAcaggtaaattatatttcagtgtGGATAAGACCTAGAATGTGGCTGAGCATAAAATGCCATGGCAAAACACAAGACAGCACTTGACTCATCTCTTGGGGGTCAGAGATTACCCAGAGCAGTGATATCTTAAGCAGAAATCTGTAGAATGAACAGATTTGCTATAAGGATAAGAAATTCTACAAGAAAAGGCTTTGTAAAATGCAAAGCACTACGTAAATACAGCCTAGAAATTTTTCTCCTGAAAAGCAGGAGAGTGAGTCAGTACCCCTGCCCTGTTCCCCCAAGTCATAGGCTTTGGGGGGCAAATAGGATGAACTATGAAGCCCTTATGGTTCAGACTCTATTCAAGGAAATTATAATTAAGCACACCACAGGTTAGGGGTGTGAGCTTTGGACTCCAGCTGATCTGGATTTAAGTTATGGATACCAGCCAATTACTGGTaaaccttggacaagttgttAACCACTCTATGTCCTAGTACTATTGTGAGGATTACAAAAAAACCCTAACATATCATCTGACACATAGTCAACATGATACAATAGAGCCCTGAGTATAAAAATACCTCTCTGGAAAGTCTCCCTGATACTACTTGCCCCTTTTAAGATCAAATTTTAAGCTGTGACAAATAGAATCATAGGAAATTTTTTACAAAGCAGAGTCCCTGTGTCTCCAGGATATAAATTCCTTGAGTTTTTCTTCTCGTGTCAGACTTTTCACTTACTATTTCCTTTCAGGCTCATGGAGAGATATTACAATCAACTTTAGTAATCTGGAGACCGACATGAGCAGTTTGAGTTATTCTGACAGTAACTAATACAGGACGAAATCCCAGACCTTCTGACTCTTTCCATGTCACGACAGTTTTTCAGAAGCATAACCAGGAAGTATCACAGCACAATTACTGAATTCTAAACTTATGAGCCCTCATACTCTATGTGCTTACCACGGCGTAGGtattcacttaataaatgttttctcaATGAATTAAGATATTTATGGCCTATCAGGGATTAAtctaaggaaagaaggaaactatAGTGGACTCACATCGGCAACACCAACAAACTTCTTGTCCTCTTAGTTCCGAGTAGTTCTAACAGATCAGCTTAAGCTACAGAAAATGTGAGGAGAAGGAGCCCTGGTGCTCCACCCTGCCCTCCCAGCTCTTTCCACATCCTGGGGCTGCCCAGTACCTGCACCACCAGGTTCCCACGGCTCCGACAGAACCGCTCCAACATCTTGAGGAAGAGGTGGGTGGTTTCCACCAAGTCACGAAGGAAAGAGCGGGGCTGGAACCTTTCATCAAACTTTCGAAATAGTGCCAGGAATAGTTCTCGATACTCCATCACATAGAAAATGTTGTCTAgaaatggggaagagaaaggattGGAAGGACCGGTCTGGAAAGTTTGGGAAAAGGAGTTGGGTGAAGTTGGGACTGGAAAACATGAGATGTTGGTCAAGAGATGGGGGAGGCTGGGATCAGAGAGCAAGCCAAGGCCTCACTCTTAATGATGCGGCTACTCTCCCTCACAGCCTCGTCTGGGGACATGTCCATCTCATTCACTGTGGCCAGCAGCTCCTGATAGGCCTTCAGAGCCAGGTGCATCCTGCGAGATGAGGGAAAGAGGAGGCTAATTTGGATACAGGCTCATGGAAACAGTACCACCCCTCTGcgtcccctctccccccaaaaagtAGTGCCATGAAAAACAGAATGACCcagctgtgcacctgaaattattaatattgaatgttaactgtaattgaaaaattaaaaagcggggaggaagtgaaggggaataagaggttcaaatttccaggtataaaacaagtcaaggggatgtaacatacagcatggggaatgtagtcgatagtattgtgatagcatggcacggtgtcagatggttgctggacttatcgtggtgatcacatctttaggtgtataaatgttgaacaactatggtggaCACCTGACACTGATATAATGTTGTGTGttagccatatttttttttaaaaaaatcttaaaacaaaacaaaacagaatgaccCAGCCAGTTCTCGCTCCCCAGCCTGACCACCTTAACcctgaaaccaaaaagaaagtgCCGTCCAGAATTCAGGCGTTCAGATTCCTGGCCTGGCCCAGACGCCCACTGTGACTCCACTTCTCAGCCCACTTACCGGCGTGCCCAGGAGGCAGCTTCTTTGCGATCAGTCAGCATCATCTCGTAGTAGTTGGTGAGGTTCTGTTCAATGAAGTGGAAGGTACGGACACTGAGGGTTTCAGAGACCAGGCCTGGCCGGAAGGAGGCCGCTCGGTTGAAGGCCATGAAGAAAGCCAAGGCCCACATGTAGTAGGTCTCATCATGCTGTTGAGCTTTCTCCTGAAGCAGGTTATCCTAACGTCCAGGGGAAGAAAAGACCATTCCATGACCTCGGGCTTCTCATTTCCTCCTGCCCTATGACGACACGGGGGACCCTGAACACCAGTGTAACAATGTTCAGGATCCACAATTTCCAGCCCTTTCTGGTTCTCCCCACGTCTCTCCACATTCCTGTCCCCTTCCTCTGGGGAGATTCTCTCGAGACTTTTTTGGTCATGCCAACAACCCACGCCCCTCCTGACAGGCTTATCATCTCTTAGGGGCGCCCTACACCCTTCCCACCTCCTAGTGCACACTCCAGGCTCAGCCTCCTATAGGCTCCTCCCCAGGTCACCCTTCTTACCCACCACCAAACCCATCACCTCTCTACTCCATCCTTAGGCTCTCACCTTCACCAAGCCCATAAGCCGGTTATAACAGTTCTCCAGGAACTCCGAGCAGAAGTCTCTGAGGAAGAGTCTCACATTGAGGGCAGAGCGGCGCTGAACGGACAGCTCCTGGGCAGCCTGGCGACGTTTAGGCACCCTTCGGGGCTGCTTTCCCAAATCTGAACTGTAGTTTCGGAGCTAGGGGTGTGGGCTGGGGATTAGAATTACTCCTAACCACCACCCTCCCCTTGCAGCTCTTTCCATATCCCTGGTTCTGtagttttctcaaaagaaactctTAGAAAGTTCTCTCCCTCTGGTATTAAGCAAAGATAGAGATAAAGACAGCAATGCCAGAGGCTCTATTTCTCCTACTGTCCCTAACTCTGTAAGCCCCCAAAGACAGAAGCTTTACCTCCAGAGACGCTTACCCTTCTTAGGCACCCCCAACTCCACAATACAGCATCCCCACCCCATATGGGAGCATACTCACATTGTGGAGACCTTTGTGAAAGATGAGGTCCCTCTCTCCAATGGATTTCAACCCCTGGACAATGTAGGAGCCCCCAAATCGAGAATgcctgcaggaaaaaaaaacaacatccaggattattcttcatttctctagAAGCTTTATCCCCATTGTCTTTCATCAGCACATCAGAGAGTCACAACAGGAAATGCTATTGGTCACCATTGTCTTAGAAGTTGGCCCAAGCCCTCAGTATTCTATAGTTAAGGAATGGGAACGTGGCTAGAGCAGCTCCCTGCCACGCACCTGTTGCCGCGCTGAAGGGCTCGAGTCTTCCTCTCCGCCATCTCTCGCTGGCGCAACACCTCCAGTTCTGCCACATCTGTGCTCCGCTCCTGAGCTATGCGTCCCTGTCCTACTCCTGCCAGCTGCTCAGGGTTCTAGATTTGGAACAAGGAGGGAATAGTCAGAAGGACGGGCATTCCTTATCCTGAGTTCACTCCTGCTGGGGACAGACAGAATGACTGAAATAGGATTGTTGATGGGACTCCATACTCAAGACATGGTTACTGTTACCCACCTTTCCCCCAGAGAATTCAGCCATTATTATAAGAGCAATTCTGGCTGCACAGCGGAAAAGTACATGGGTGAAGGGGCTGGAGTAAGAGGTCAAGGTCACACCTGGTCACGAAACATAAGGGAGATGATTTCTAGCACATGCAGGCTCCACTGCTGCTCAGCGGACGAGCTggccaggaagaggagcaggtCGTCCAGGCCACTGAGGTGAATCGCCCAGAGAAGCTGGTCGTGGACACTGGCGTCGTCATCGATCCTCTGAGCAGCGAGTGGTgaggggagaagggaggtgaGTCAGTTCCGTGCCCTGCCTGGAGGTTCTCCACCTCATTTCTTGATCAACGTTCCTGCCCCCAGGCTTGTCAGAGGATAGAAAAGCGAAAAGGGGCAGCGCAACCTAACCTAGCACGAGAACTCAGACAACCCAAGACCCTCTCACCTTCTCCTGATCAACGTTGGCTGGGACGTGCAGAATATTTCGGACCAGCAGCAGGATCCGCTCAATCAGCAAGTTGTCTTCCTCCTGCCGTTCCTCCCAGCCCTAGTCAGAAAAAGGAGAGTTAGAAGAAGAGACTCCCTGTAGAAGGCAGGCGGCATCTACCCTGGCTGGTGGACCAAGGTACAGTGGAGAAtcaggattaaaaagaaagaaaagaaagactttaaGCGGCC contains:
- the TIMELESS gene encoding protein timeless homolog: MDLFMMNCELLATCSALGYLEGDTYHKEPDCLESVKDLIRYLRHEDETRDVRQQLGAAQILQNDLLPILTQHSQDKPLFDAVIRLMVNLTQPALLCFGSVPKEPSFRHHFLQVLAYLQAYKEAFASEKAFGVLSETLYELLQLGWEERQEEDNLLIERILLLVRNILHVPANVDQEKRIDDDASVHDQLLWAIHLSGLDDLLLFLASSSAEQQWSLHVLEIISLMFRDQNPEQLAGVGQGRIAQERSTDVAELEVLRQREMAERKTRALQRGNRHSRFGGSYIVQGLKSIGERDLIFHKGLHNLRNYSSDLGKQPRRVPKRRQAAQELSVQRRSALNVRLFLRDFCSEFLENCYNRLMGLVKDNLLQEKAQQHDETYYMWALAFFMAFNRAASFRPGLVSETLSVRTFHFIEQNLTNYYEMMLTDRKEAASWARRMHLALKAYQELLATVNEMDMSPDEAVRESSRIIKNNIFYVMEYRELFLALFRKFDERFQPRSFLRDLVETTHLFLKMLERFCRSRGNLVVQNKRKKRKKKKKALDQPVAAGNTPYSPGELEAVWPSLAEQLQCCVQDPGLTLDSMVPFDAASEVPVEEQQAEAMVRIQDCLLAGQAPQALTLLRSAREVWPEGDVFGSQDISPVEEIQLLKQILHAPLPRQQGAEEPGAEEEDEEEDEEEELQVVQVSEKEFNFLDYLKRFASSAVIRAYVLLLRSYQQNSAHTNHCIVKMLHRLAHDLKMEALLFQLSLFCLFNRLLSDSAAGAYKELVTFAKYILGKFFALAAVNQKAFVELLFWKNTAVVREMTEGYGSVDGGSSSRKPPMWSPEEEAQLQELYLAHKDVEGQDVVDTILAHLNTVPRTRKQVIHHLVRLGLADSVKDFQRKGTQIVLWTEDQELELQRLFEEFQDSDDVLGHIMKNITAKRSRARIVDKLLALGLVAERRELYKKRRKKLAPSSLPNEEESLKDFCQEGMEEEENLPEEESEEDEEKEEGSEAEQAPQGSSILSTEKLGQCLHQEGFSAQLLWLHNCLIRAAGDREEDGCSQAIPLVPLTEENEEAMESKQFQQLLHKLGVRPPASEQETFWRIPAKLSPLQLRSLAASLRQPEEEEELQPGPDPNGPGEQGPEEKHQKEHRAKALMALSLARKKKAGLVSPEEEGGKEQLKVAPRKRQLLDSDEEQEEDEGRSKAPEQRAPGIQKKQRFQIEDEDEDD